From the genome of Maribacter algicola, one region includes:
- a CDS encoding enoyl-ACP reductase FabI gives MGYNLLKGKRGIIFGALDENSIAWKTAVRVHEEGGTFVLTNAPIAMRMGQIKELAEKTGSEIIPADATNEEDLANLVTKSMEILGGKLDFVLHSIGMSVNVRKGRSYTDENYDFTAKGWDVSALSFHKVMQSLYKNDAMNEWGSIVALTYMAAQRTFPDYNDMADNKAYLESVARSFGYFFGKEKKVRVNTISQSPTATTAGQGIKGFDGFINYAEKMSPLGNATAQDCADYTITLFSDLTRKVTMQNLFHDGGFSNTGVSQEVIDKF, from the coding sequence ATGGGGTATAATCTATTAAAAGGAAAAAGAGGAATCATATTTGGTGCGTTGGATGAAAATTCAATCGCCTGGAAAACCGCGGTACGGGTCCATGAGGAAGGCGGAACTTTTGTGCTTACCAATGCGCCTATAGCCATGAGAATGGGCCAGATCAAGGAATTGGCCGAAAAGACGGGTTCTGAAATCATTCCTGCAGACGCTACCAATGAAGAAGATTTGGCGAATTTGGTCACCAAGTCCATGGAGATTTTGGGTGGCAAGTTGGATTTTGTACTACATTCCATTGGGATGTCCGTAAATGTGCGTAAAGGAAGGTCCTATACGGATGAGAATTATGATTTTACGGCCAAGGGATGGGATGTTTCCGCACTTTCCTTTCATAAAGTAATGCAATCCTTATATAAAAATGATGCCATGAACGAATGGGGCAGTATTGTAGCCTTAACCTATATGGCCGCACAACGTACCTTTCCTGATTATAACGACATGGCAGATAACAAGGCCTATCTGGAATCCGTGGCACGTAGTTTTGGATACTTCTTTGGAAAGGAGAAAAAGGTACGAGTAAACACGATTTCCCAATCGCCGACAGCCACTACTGCGGGACAAGGAATCAAAGGATTTGACGGTTTTATCAACTATGCTGAGAAAATGTCGCCCTTGGGCAATGCGACCGCCCAAGATTGTGCCGACTATACCATTACCTTGTTTTCTGACCTTACCAGAAAAGTGACCATGCAGAACCTATTCCATGACGGCGGTTTTTCCAACACCGGGGTCAGTCAGGAAGTCATAGACAAATTCTAA
- a CDS encoding YggS family pyridoxal phosphate-dependent enzyme, which yields MSIAENLKAIKKEIPENITLVAVSKTKPVSDIMEAYNIGQRVFGENKVQEMTEKWEEMPKDIQWHMIGHLQRNKVKYMAAFVALIHGVDSLKLLKEIDKQGKKNNRAIPCLLQVHIAEEDTKFGFDAHELKELIDNPEFKKLDNVSIEGLMGMATFTDNQDQIRREFKNLNGLFQDLKNSLPHLSVLSMGMSGDYTIAIEEGSTMVRIGSSIFGKRNYN from the coding sequence ATGTCCATCGCGGAAAATCTCAAAGCAATTAAAAAAGAAATTCCTGAAAACATAACCTTGGTGGCCGTTTCCAAAACCAAGCCCGTGTCCGATATTATGGAAGCTTACAACATTGGGCAAAGGGTATTTGGGGAAAATAAGGTGCAGGAAATGACCGAAAAATGGGAAGAAATGCCCAAGGATATCCAATGGCATATGATTGGACACCTGCAACGCAACAAGGTAAAGTACATGGCCGCATTTGTAGCCCTGATCCACGGTGTGGACAGTCTTAAATTGTTAAAGGAAATTGATAAGCAGGGAAAGAAAAACAATCGGGCAATTCCGTGCCTTTTGCAAGTGCATATAGCGGAGGAAGATACTAAATTTGGTTTCGATGCCCATGAACTAAAGGAACTAATCGACAATCCAGAGTTTAAGAAACTTGATAATGTATCCATAGAAGGACTAATGGGAATGGCCACTTTTACAGATAATCAGGATCAAATAAGACGGGAATTTAAGAACTTGAATGGGCTATTCCAAGACCTTAAGAATAGCCTGCCACACCTTTCCGTTCTTTCCATGGGTATGAGCGGTGACTATACAATTGCCATTGAGGAAGGCAGTACCATGGTGCGTATAGGAAGTAGTATCTTTGGAAAGCGGAATTATAACTAA
- a CDS encoding gluconokinase, whose translation MNEAKIIYVMGVSGCGKSTIGKLLAEKLGYSFYDGDHYHPKANIDKMSKGIPLDDNDRTGWLETLNDLGKKHQKKGAVIVCSALKSKYREILRAGIEETTIFLFLKGTLEVIGHRLSLRKGHFMPKELLESQFMTLEEPENALVVSIEHSPEEIVDRVIALLEN comes from the coding sequence ATGAATGAAGCAAAGATTATATACGTGATGGGCGTTTCCGGTTGTGGAAAATCTACTATCGGGAAATTATTAGCGGAAAAATTGGGATATTCCTTTTACGATGGCGACCATTACCATCCAAAAGCCAACATAGACAAAATGAGCAAGGGCATACCTTTGGATGACAACGATCGTACAGGTTGGCTGGAAACTTTGAATGATCTAGGAAAGAAGCACCAGAAAAAGGGTGCTGTCATTGTATGTTCTGCCTTAAAATCCAAGTATAGGGAAATCTTGAGGGCAGGTATTGAGGAAACGACCATTTTTCTGTTCTTGAAAGGTACTTTGGAAGTCATTGGCCATCGGCTTAGTTTAAGAAAAGGGCATTTTATGCCAAAGGAATTGCTCGAATCCCAATTTATGACATTGGAAGAACCTGAAAATGCCCTCGTGGTATCCATTGAACATAGTCCCGAAGAAATCGTTGATCGGGTTATAGCCCTATTAGAAAACTAA
- a CDS encoding ion transporter, translating to MSKEQKNTSWKHKLHEIIYEADTPMGKWFDIILIILILFSVLLIMLESVKSIDTEYHLTLLTLEWIITIFFTIEYIARIICIQKPSKYIFSFYGIIDFLSTIPLYLSYILAGSQVLLAVRAFRLLRVFRILKLVQFLGEASQLKSALKASSAKITVFLFAVLILSVMLGTLMYLVEGDEAGFTSIPMSIYWTIVTLTTVGYGDIAPITPQGQFIATIIMLLGYGVIAVPTGMVTVEFGKRFKALKTGEEHVEKFVHVNTQACPVCAKEGHRDDASHCYNCGSLLNV from the coding sequence TTGAGCAAGGAGCAAAAAAATACAAGTTGGAAACATAAGCTACATGAGATAATTTATGAAGCAGATACCCCAATGGGTAAGTGGTTCGATATTATTCTGATTATCCTTATACTTTTCAGTGTACTTCTCATTATGTTGGAAAGTGTGAAAAGTATTGATACGGAATATCATTTGACACTTTTGACCCTTGAGTGGATCATAACCATTTTCTTTACCATAGAATATATTGCAAGAATTATATGTATTCAAAAACCTAGTAAGTATATCTTTAGTTTTTATGGGATTATAGATTTTTTATCCACCATTCCCTTGTATCTCTCCTATATTTTGGCAGGCTCCCAAGTATTGCTTGCGGTGCGAGCGTTCAGGTTGTTACGGGTTTTTAGGATTTTGAAACTGGTTCAGTTTTTAGGGGAAGCCTCACAATTGAAAAGTGCCTTGAAGGCAAGTAGTGCCAAGATAACTGTATTTTTATTTGCAGTGCTGATACTGTCCGTAATGTTGGGTACCTTGATGTATCTTGTAGAGGGAGATGAGGCAGGTTTCACCAGTATACCCATGAGTATTTACTGGACCATTGTAACCCTGACTACCGTGGGTTATGGTGACATTGCCCCAATAACGCCTCAGGGTCAATTCATTGCAACCATAATAATGCTATTGGGTTATGGTGTTATTGCTGTACCCACTGGAATGGTCACCGTGGAATTTGGGAAACGATTCAAGGCCTTAAAAACAGGCGAAGAGCATGTAGAGAAATTCGTCCATGTGAATACCCAGGCCTGTCCGGTTTGTGCCAAGGAAGGTCACAGGGACGATGCCAGTCATTGCTATAACTGTGGAAGTTTGCTAAATGTGTAG
- a CDS encoding exonuclease domain-containing protein: MYAILDIETTGGKFNEEGITEIAIHKFDGHQVVDSFISLINPEKEIQPFVVNLTGINNKMLRTAPKFHEVAKRIVEITQDTVLVAHNAQFDYRILRTEFRRLGYDFERKSLCTVDLSKALLPDAESYSLGKLVRSLGIPVSDRHRANGDALATVKLFKLLLAKDTEKTIIQDVIRKEGHGELSEKQLDIVQSMPNETGVFYMHNKDGDVIYLSKSTDIKKKVNQLFTKSGDRARKLTKETRKVTYEKTGSELVALLKEHQELLKNRPKYSPVPRKRMFSHSLCLSKNEFGYLELKPTILSKCSDPWGYFNGEFSAKNHLYKITREFLLCDKVNGISEARGNCSNYKEGNCNGACIQKETTGNYNERVMEALQKYSLKNKDVLLVDKGRELGENSVILIRKGSLVGVGYYDLNHQINNIHILETLITPMNATHNANFIIESYLRKKKINKTIAL, from the coding sequence ATGTACGCTATACTTGATATAGAAACTACGGGTGGAAAATTTAATGAAGAGGGCATCACGGAAATTGCGATACATAAGTTCGATGGCCACCAAGTAGTTGATTCGTTTATCAGTCTTATAAATCCGGAAAAGGAAATACAACCTTTTGTCGTAAATCTTACGGGCATAAACAACAAAATGCTCCGCACGGCACCAAAATTTCATGAGGTAGCCAAAAGAATCGTCGAAATTACGCAAGACACCGTTCTTGTTGCCCATAACGCGCAGTTCGACTATAGGATTCTGCGGACGGAATTCAGAAGATTGGGCTATGATTTTGAAAGAAAGAGCCTTTGTACGGTAGATTTGTCCAAAGCGCTTTTGCCCGATGCGGAATCTTACAGTTTAGGAAAATTGGTACGGTCATTGGGGATACCAGTGAGTGACCGCCATAGGGCCAATGGCGATGCTTTGGCTACCGTAAAACTGTTCAAACTATTATTGGCAAAGGATACTGAAAAAACCATAATTCAGGATGTCATAAGGAAGGAGGGACATGGTGAACTTTCAGAGAAACAACTGGACATCGTGCAAAGTATGCCTAACGAAACCGGGGTCTTTTATATGCATAACAAGGATGGGGACGTCATTTATCTAAGTAAAAGCACGGATATCAAAAAAAAGGTGAACCAATTGTTTACCAAATCCGGGGACCGCGCCAGAAAGCTGACCAAAGAGACAAGGAAGGTCACCTATGAGAAAACGGGAAGTGAGCTGGTGGCACTTTTAAAGGAGCATCAGGAACTTTTAAAAAACAGGCCCAAATACAGTCCCGTCCCTAGAAAAAGAATGTTCTCCCATTCATTATGTCTTTCAAAAAATGAATTTGGATACTTGGAACTAAAACCGACTATCCTAAGCAAGTGTTCCGATCCTTGGGGATATTTCAACGGGGAATTCAGTGCGAAAAACCATTTGTATAAAATTACCCGTGAATTCCTATTATGTGATAAGGTCAACGGCATTAGCGAGGCAAGGGGGAATTGTTCCAACTATAAAGAGGGCAATTGCAATGGGGCATGCATACAAAAGGAAACAACAGGGAATTATAATGAACGGGTCATGGAGGCCTTGCAAAAATATAGCCTAAAGAACAAGGATGTCCTATTGGTTGATAAAGGCCGCGAATTGGGCGAAAATTCAGTAATACTTATCAGGAAAGGATCTCTGGTAGGGGTAGGTTATTATGATCTAAACCATCAAATAAATAATATTCATATATTAGAAACCTTGATTACCCCTATGAACGCCACCCATAATGCCAACTTTATTATAGAATCCTATCTTAGAAAGAAAAAAATAAATAAAACCATTGCGTTGTAA
- a CDS encoding sensor histidine kinase has translation MNKRLFVLLVVLMSLSLVGLIFIQSIWIKKSVENKEEQFSNVVSEALNSVTNQIEEREKKNYFDRYLYAKDSIGELKETQFRNFFFIDRDVNSNEILLYEHGILEEDYGISSTFFDNGEVGDTTFIKNYTSKRTTSIFREDYDIDGKALRLTPIQRIEKIGGLRDVDKIAMEDLFTTYAKRVPIHKRVSKQEIELLVQRELQDRGVDIAFEYGVYSNGLPTKLKSRKFKYSEANIYKSPLFTDLDGISNFDLLVSFPKKKRFLLQSILGLALLSLLFTLIIVIAYSGAIYQLIRQKQISEIKSDFINNMTHEFKTPIATINLAVEAIRNPKIIGDQEKVSRYLQMIRDENKRMHAQVENVLRISKLEKNQLDISKDRVDAHDIINDAITHVELIVQDRGGYIETHLDAHRSEVLANEMHFTNVIVNILDNAIKYSIDAPKIDVYTEVVKNNIVIKVQDQGPGMSKAVLKRVFEKFYREHTGDIHNVKGHGLGLAYVKKIVDDHQGEVYAESEKDKGSTFYIKLPLI, from the coding sequence ATGAATAAGAGGTTATTTGTTCTCTTGGTAGTTCTAATGAGCCTTTCTCTGGTAGGGTTGATTTTTATTCAAAGCATTTGGATAAAAAAATCCGTTGAGAACAAAGAGGAACAATTTTCGAATGTTGTTTCTGAGGCGCTCAACAGTGTTACCAATCAGATAGAGGAGCGGGAGAAGAAAAATTACTTCGATAGGTATCTGTATGCAAAGGATAGCATCGGGGAATTGAAGGAGACCCAATTTAGAAATTTCTTTTTCATAGACAGGGATGTCAATTCCAATGAGATATTGTTATATGAACATGGTATCCTAGAAGAAGATTACGGAATTTCGTCAACGTTCTTTGATAACGGTGAAGTGGGCGATACCACTTTCATCAAAAACTATACAAGCAAGCGAACCACATCGATCTTTAGGGAGGATTATGATATTGACGGTAAGGCCCTTAGGTTGACGCCTATTCAAAGAATAGAAAAGATTGGGGGACTTAGGGATGTTGATAAAATCGCCATGGAAGATTTGTTCACGACCTATGCCAAAAGAGTGCCTATACACAAAAGGGTTTCAAAACAGGAGATAGAATTGTTGGTGCAACGTGAATTGCAGGATAGGGGCGTTGATATAGCTTTTGAATATGGGGTGTACAGCAATGGTCTACCGACAAAGTTGAAATCCCGAAAATTCAAATATTCCGAAGCGAATATCTATAAATCCCCACTGTTTACCGATCTTGATGGGATATCCAATTTTGATCTATTGGTTTCCTTCCCAAAGAAAAAGCGCTTTTTGTTACAGTCTATATTAGGTTTGGCCTTATTATCACTTTTGTTTACCCTGATAATTGTCATTGCATATTCCGGGGCGATATACCAACTTATCAGGCAAAAACAGATATCGGAGATTAAGTCGGACTTTATCAATAATATGACGCACGAGTTCAAGACCCCCATTGCAACAATCAACCTAGCGGTGGAAGCCATAAGAAACCCTAAAATAATTGGGGACCAGGAAAAGGTTTCGCGCTATTTACAGATGATTCGGGACGAGAACAAACGTATGCATGCCCAAGTAGAAAATGTATTGCGCATATCCAAATTGGAGAAAAACCAATTGGATATCAGTAAGGATAGGGTAGATGCCCACGATATAATAAATGATGCGATTACCCACGTGGAGCTCATTGTGCAGGATAGGGGCGGTTATATTGAAACACATTTAGATGCACACCGATCTGAAGTCTTGGCCAATGAAATGCATTTTACCAATGTGATAGTCAATATTTTGGACAACGCAATAAAATACTCGATCGATGCCCCCAAGATAGATGTCTACACGGAAGTAGTTAAAAACAACATTGTGATAAAGGTACAGGACCAAGGTCCGGGAATGAGCAAAGCTGTATTAAAGAGAGTTTTTGAGAAGTTCTATAGAGAACATACAGGAGATATTCATAATGTTAAAGGCCACGGGCTAGGATTGGCCTACGTAAAAAAAATAGTAGATGATCATCAAGGGGAAGTATACGCGGAAAGTGAAAAAGATAAAGGAAGCACTTTCTACATTAAACTCCCTTTAATTTAA
- a CDS encoding glycosyltransferase yields the protein MNVSFSFIIPVFNRPNEIEELLESLLLQTYSKDFEVVIVEDGSTIPAKEVVDLYRNRLHISYYQKPNSGPGDSRNFGMKNAQGNYFIVLDSDCILPSQYLDEIEKSLTKEFVHCFGGPDAAHPSFSDVQKAINYAMTSFLTTGGIRGRKDAINKFQPRSFNMGISKEAFEKTGGYGNIHPGEDPDLTIRIWEKGYETKLIPEAFVYHKRRIDWNKFYMQVKKFGMVRPILNRWHPSTAKLTYWFPTIFIVTLLISIGFIFLGFKTPFICFVLYFSALLLDALIKTKSIKISIMALFATLVQFLGYGFGFLKSTIYTTFSKSTPEAIFPKLFFQTKDKS from the coding sequence ATGAATGTGTCATTCTCGTTTATAATTCCAGTATTTAACAGACCCAATGAAATTGAAGAACTCTTGGAAAGTCTTTTATTACAGACCTATTCCAAGGATTTTGAGGTGGTGATCGTAGAAGACGGTTCCACAATACCCGCCAAGGAAGTGGTAGATTTGTACCGCAATAGGTTACATATTTCTTACTACCAAAAACCCAATTCAGGACCAGGAGATTCCCGCAATTTTGGAATGAAAAATGCCCAAGGCAATTACTTTATTGTCTTGGATTCGGATTGCATTCTGCCTTCCCAGTACTTGGATGAAATAGAAAAGAGCCTAACCAAGGAATTTGTACATTGTTTTGGCGGTCCAGATGCGGCCCACCCTTCCTTTAGCGATGTTCAAAAGGCTATCAACTATGCCATGACCTCCTTTTTGACTACAGGAGGAATACGAGGACGAAAAGACGCCATAAACAAATTCCAGCCCAGAAGTTTTAATATGGGCATATCCAAGGAAGCTTTTGAAAAAACCGGCGGGTACGGGAACATCCATCCGGGCGAGGATCCAGACCTGACAATTCGTATTTGGGAAAAGGGATATGAAACCAAATTGATACCCGAAGCCTTTGTGTACCATAAACGAAGGATCGACTGGAACAAATTTTACATGCAAGTGAAAAAATTTGGAATGGTAAGGCCCATATTGAATAGATGGCATCCGTCCACGGCCAAATTGACTTATTGGTTCCCTACCATATTCATAGTTACCTTGTTGATTTCCATTGGGTTCATCTTTTTGGGTTTTAAGACACCCTTTATCTGTTTTGTTCTTTATTTTTCAGCCTTGTTATTGGATGCCTTAATAAAAACGAAAAGTATCAAAATTTCCATTATGGCACTTTTTGCTACGCTGGTCCAATTTTTGGGCTACGGTTTTGGTTTTTTGAAGTCCACTATTTATACTACATTTAGTAAAAGCACACCGGAGGCAATATTTCCAAAATTGTTTTTTCAAACTAAGGACAAATCGTGA
- a CDS encoding CdaR family protein — protein MILDRIKTALKKRKVKVFLVFLFFSFLAWFVNNLAQTFVGTTYFHLNYVNVPRDFLLEKTQKNQLQVSLRAVGFQFIGFGIRKKNIQINLAEVRKRNGRYFIPPSVYKKQVQAQLSSDMELLEMDNDTIFVEFTPLQSKEVPVIPRLNITLAKNHALMDSLVIEPKMILIKGPKNQIDTVQSVHTSYVELLNLDADFSQKLTLVKSRELVETNFEPFQVTITGKVYRFSEQVFDVPVTIFNLPDSVKVRMFPDVVQVVCQAKLDILKDISPDDFMVVADYGQVGERNQNVLSLILKEKPEKINNAILKTKEVEFILKRE, from the coding sequence GTGATTTTAGATAGGATTAAAACAGCTTTAAAAAAGAGAAAGGTCAAGGTATTCCTGGTCTTTTTGTTTTTCTCCTTTCTGGCATGGTTCGTAAACAATCTTGCACAAACGTTTGTGGGGACAACTTATTTCCATTTAAATTACGTGAACGTGCCACGGGATTTTCTGTTGGAAAAAACCCAAAAAAATCAATTACAGGTAAGTCTTAGGGCCGTAGGATTTCAATTTATAGGTTTTGGCATAAGAAAGAAAAATATACAGATAAACCTTGCTGAAGTACGAAAAAGAAACGGCCGTTATTTTATACCGCCGTCGGTTTACAAAAAACAGGTTCAAGCACAGTTATCAAGCGATATGGAGCTGCTGGAAATGGACAACGATACCATTTTTGTTGAATTTACACCGCTACAATCGAAAGAAGTACCTGTTATACCTAGGCTTAATATTACGTTAGCAAAAAACCACGCCTTAATGGATTCTTTGGTCATTGAACCGAAAATGATCCTTATAAAAGGACCAAAAAATCAGATAGATACCGTGCAAAGTGTCCATACGTCCTATGTAGAGTTGTTGAACCTAGATGCCGATTTCTCACAAAAGCTTACCTTGGTGAAATCGAGGGAGCTGGTCGAAACCAATTTTGAACCTTTCCAGGTAACGATTACGGGTAAGGTATATCGCTTTTCGGAACAGGTATTTGATGTGCCCGTAACCATTTTCAACCTTCCGGACAGTGTAAAGGTGAGAATGTTCCCAGATGTTGTTCAAGTAGTCTGTCAGGCTAAATTGGATATTCTTAAGGATATTTCGCCAGATGATTTTATGGTAGTTGCAGATTATGGTCAAGTAGGGGAACGCAACCAAAATGTATTATCCTTGATATTGAAGGAGAAGCCAGAAAAAATCAACAACGCCATCCTGAAGACCAAAGAGGTTGAATTCATATTGAAAAGGGAATGA
- the miaA gene encoding tRNA (adenosine(37)-N6)-dimethylallyltransferase MiaA, producing MCSKVLISIIGPTAIGKTKLAILLANHFKTEIISADSRQFFKEMAIGTAVPSTWELSRAVHHFIQHKSIHEPYSVGDFEKDALNTLEGLFQNHNIVVMVGGSGLYVDAVTTGLDSFPKVDSGIRETLNKELMDNDIEILQSKLKVLDPSYYEKVDLQNPHRLIRALEICIGTGKSYSSFLNKPKGQRNFKVLSIGLKADRKVIYDRINERVDIMMKDGLLSEVRSLLDKRDLNALQTVGYKELFEYFNGNWTLDFAVSEIKKNTRRFAKRQTTWFKKNPNTLWIAYNYLENEMIAQIEEAVGELQNE from the coding sequence ATGTGTAGTAAAGTCCTTATTTCCATAATCGGACCCACAGCCATAGGAAAAACAAAACTGGCCATACTTTTGGCAAATCATTTCAAGACGGAAATTATTTCTGCAGACTCAAGACAGTTTTTCAAAGAAATGGCGATTGGTACGGCAGTACCATCCACATGGGAACTTTCACGTGCAGTGCATCATTTCATACAACACAAAAGTATCCACGAACCCTATTCTGTGGGCGATTTTGAAAAAGATGCCCTCAACACATTGGAAGGGTTGTTTCAAAACCATAACATAGTCGTTATGGTTGGTGGTAGTGGCCTCTATGTTGACGCCGTTACAACAGGACTGGATTCCTTTCCAAAAGTGGACAGTGGTATCCGTGAAACACTCAACAAAGAATTGATGGATAACGATATTGAAATCCTTCAGTCGAAACTCAAGGTACTAGATCCCTCTTATTATGAAAAAGTAGATCTTCAAAATCCACATCGCTTAATCAGGGCCTTGGAAATCTGTATTGGTACCGGTAAATCGTATTCCAGCTTTTTAAACAAACCAAAAGGGCAAAGAAATTTTAAGGTATTATCCATAGGTTTGAAAGCCGATAGGAAAGTAATTTATGATAGAATAAACGAACGCGTCGATATTATGATGAAGGACGGATTACTGTCCGAAGTACGATCGCTCCTTGATAAGCGGGATTTGAATGCCTTGCAAACCGTTGGTTATAAAGAGCTTTTTGAGTATTTCAATGGAAATTGGACCTTGGATTTTGCCGTTTCCGAGATTAAAAAAAATACCCGAAGGTTCGCAAAAAGACAAACTACTTGGTTTAAGAAAAACCCTAATACCCTTTGGATAGCATACAACTATCTTGAAAATGAAATGATAGCCCAAATTGAAGAAGCAGTAGGAGAATTACAAAATGAATGA
- a CDS encoding response regulator transcription factor, with the protein METVNKKILLVEDDPNFGIVLKDYLSMNDFDVTLAKNGMEGFEKFKKDNFDICILDVMMPYKDGFTLAKEIREKNENVPIVFLTAKTMKEDVLKGYKAGADDYLNKPFDSEVLLMKLKAILQRKASSSLAESKKFEFEIGGFHLNSKLRFLKYKDEESIKLSPKENELLRLLALHENDLMPRELALTKIWRDDNYFTSRSMDVYIAKLRKYLKRDDSVEILNIHGEGFRLVIKSEDE; encoded by the coding sequence ATGGAAACAGTAAATAAAAAGATACTTTTAGTAGAAGATGACCCAAATTTTGGAATTGTCCTTAAGGACTATCTATCCATGAACGATTTCGATGTAACCTTGGCCAAGAATGGTATGGAAGGGTTCGAGAAATTTAAAAAGGACAATTTTGATATTTGTATTCTGGATGTTATGATGCCCTATAAGGACGGATTTACTTTGGCGAAAGAAATACGGGAGAAAAATGAAAATGTTCCTATCGTTTTCTTGACCGCGAAGACCATGAAGGAGGATGTACTAAAAGGATATAAGGCAGGTGCAGATGATTATCTAAACAAACCTTTTGATTCTGAGGTGCTATTGATGAAACTTAAGGCGATACTTCAAAGAAAGGCTTCCAGTAGTTTGGCCGAAAGCAAGAAGTTTGAATTTGAAATTGGAGGTTTTCACCTAAATTCAAAACTAAGGTTTTTAAAATATAAGGATGAAGAATCCATTAAATTATCCCCCAAGGAAAATGAGCTTCTACGTCTCTTGGCCCTTCATGAAAACGATTTGATGCCCAGGGAGTTGGCCCTCACAAAAATTTGGAGGGATGACAACTATTTCACTTCCCGAAGCATGGATGTGTATATTGCCAAACTTAGAAAATACCTAAAACGGGACGATAGTGTAGAGATTTTGAACATCCATGGCGAAGGCTTCCGTTTGGTTATAAAATCTGAGGACGAGTAA
- the coaE gene encoding dephospho-CoA kinase (Dephospho-CoA kinase (CoaE) performs the final step in coenzyme A biosynthesis.), with the protein MKIIGLTGGIGSGKTTVARMFEKLGVPVYNSDVEAKKLMHSSKTIQRELIDLFGELAYLDGDLNRSYIAKSVFKNTDMLKKLNEIVHPAVRKHFKKWCKAQDYPYVIQETALLFENNAQEFYDKVVLVTAPMEYRIDRILNRDQSTREDIVARMQNQLDDVEKLPLADFVIENIDLKETNEKVAEVHRVLLDFTKDI; encoded by the coding sequence ATGAAAATAATTGGTCTTACGGGAGGCATTGGAAGTGGAAAGACAACCGTTGCAAGGATGTTCGAAAAATTAGGGGTTCCCGTATACAATTCAGATGTGGAAGCCAAGAAACTTATGCATTCCTCCAAAACGATCCAAAGAGAACTGATCGACCTGTTTGGGGAATTGGCCTATCTGGACGGAGATTTGAATCGATCCTACATTGCTAAATCGGTTTTTAAGAATACGGATATGCTAAAAAAGCTTAACGAAATTGTACATCCTGCGGTTCGAAAACATTTTAAGAAATGGTGTAAGGCACAGGATTATCCTTATGTGATTCAGGAAACGGCCTTGTTGTTTGAAAATAATGCACAAGAATTTTACGACAAGGTCGTATTGGTGACCGCTCCCATGGAATATAGGATAGACCGCATTTTAAACCGAGACCAAAGTACCCGTGAGGATATCGTGGCAAGAATGCAGAATCAATTGGACGATGTGGAGAAGTTACCCTTGGCGGACTTTGTCATTGAAAATATCGACCTGAAAGAAACAAATGAAAAGGTGGCAGAGGTACATCGCGTTCTCCTTGATTTTACTAAGGACATCTAA